In the genome of Leptospira saintgironsiae, one region contains:
- a CDS encoding DUF1295 domain-containing protein, giving the protein MYEKAVSLMFSAWVVIFFLMSLLWLIGKLIKNYSIVDVGWGLCISTVAIVYFILGDAFSVRKAIFTFMATVWGWRLSYFIFTTRVLTGHEDARYTEFRKEYGDQVDRKFFTNVFQFQGILGTILSLPFLFPALNPSIQTHTLEIIGLCVFIIGLWGESVADFQLAEFKLDPANKGKVCDAGLWKYSRHPNYFFEWIIWVSFGLVSLASPWGWIGLISPLVMFILLTKITGIPLNEIGQLKSKGNLYLEYKSRTSAFFPWFPKK; this is encoded by the coding sequence ATGTACGAAAAAGCTGTGTCTTTAATGTTCAGTGCTTGGGTGGTTATATTCTTTTTGATGAGCCTTCTTTGGTTGATCGGAAAGCTGATCAAAAATTATTCCATCGTAGATGTGGGATGGGGACTTTGTATTTCCACAGTTGCAATTGTGTATTTTATACTAGGGGATGCTTTTTCGGTTAGAAAGGCTATCTTTACTTTTATGGCAACGGTTTGGGGTTGGAGACTTTCTTATTTTATATTTACCACAAGAGTTCTGACGGGACATGAAGATGCAAGATACACAGAATTCCGAAAAGAATATGGAGATCAGGTAGATCGAAAATTTTTCACAAATGTATTTCAGTTCCAAGGAATTCTAGGAACGATCTTAAGCCTTCCTTTTCTTTTTCCCGCTCTAAATCCTTCCATACAAACACATACTTTAGAAATAATAGGCCTTTGTGTTTTTATAATCGGACTTTGGGGAGAATCAGTAGCTGATTTTCAATTAGCGGAATTTAAGTTAGATCCTGCGAATAAAGGAAAGGTCTGTGATGCTGGGCTTTGGAAATATAGTAGGCATCCAAATTATTTTTTTGAGTGGATCATTTGGGTTTCATTTGGCTTGGTCTCACTTGCTTCTCCTTGGGGATGGATTGGTCTTATTTCTCCATTAGTTATGTTTATTCTTTTAACTAAAATAACAGGTATTCCTTTGAATGAGATAGGACAACTAAAGTCCAAGGGAAATCTTTACCTGGAATATAAATCCAGGACCAGTGCATTCTTCCCTTGGTTTCCTAAAAAGTAG
- a CDS encoding YqaA family protein: protein MEYSKFLSELLQDYAGPGLSLVSFGAATLLPFSSEAALMGAIWSGLSPVEAVFWASIGNCAACAFNYSLGYWFGKKIETRISESKTYAGWAERMSRWGYWALGFSFLPFVGDPITVLSGFFRQKFWIFALIVFSLRILRYIVLAYGFGP from the coding sequence TTGGAATATTCAAAATTTTTATCGGAACTCCTACAAGATTATGCAGGACCAGGATTGAGTTTGGTTTCTTTCGGGGCCGCTACATTACTTCCTTTCAGTTCTGAGGCAGCACTTATGGGAGCAATCTGGTCTGGACTTTCTCCAGTAGAAGCAGTGTTCTGGGCCTCGATAGGGAACTGTGCCGCTTGCGCATTCAATTATTCATTGGGATATTGGTTCGGAAAAAAAATAGAAACTAGGATCTCCGAATCCAAAACATATGCGGGCTGGGCAGAAAGAATGTCCAGATGGGGATATTGGGCATTAGGATTTTCTTTTTTGCCATTTGTAGGAGATCCAATCACGGTGCTTTCCGGATTTTTCCGCCAAAAATTTTGGATCTTTGCCTTAATAGTTTTTTCACTTCGTATCTTAAGATACATTGTATTGGCTTACGGGTTCGGCCCGTAA
- a CDS encoding SAM-dependent methyltransferase, whose amino-acid sequence MSLIYTLMEKDIFPDWLIRFRIRQLLRLRLRMEDKGSLEKNQEHLIQYVNFLKRSPIAIDTKAANEQHYEVPASFFKLVMGKHMKYSSGYWTSSDIGIDESERAMLDLTCKRAELENGMNVLDLGCGWGSLSLYVAEKYPKCKVTGVSNSKSQKKFIDSEAKKRGLKNLNILTADMNVFKTNLKFDRIISVEMLEHMKNYEVLFQKLATFLKPKGKFFVHIFTHKKFAYPFDIIDDTDWMAKYFFTGGQMPSHDLFLYFQKDFQISDQWVVNGKNYALTSEAWLSNMYKNKKEVLEILEETYGKEQAVKWFVYWKTFFMACAELWKYKNGEEWIVSHYLFNPVYKN is encoded by the coding sequence ATGAGCCTGATCTATACTCTAATGGAAAAAGATATTTTTCCGGATTGGTTGATTCGATTTAGAATAAGACAACTTCTACGCCTCAGACTTCGTATGGAAGATAAAGGAAGCCTGGAAAAAAATCAGGAACACCTGATCCAATACGTAAATTTTCTAAAACGATCTCCTATTGCAATTGATACTAAGGCTGCAAATGAGCAGCACTATGAGGTACCTGCTTCTTTTTTCAAATTGGTAATGGGAAAACATATGAAGTACAGTTCAGGCTACTGGACTTCCTCAGATATAGGCATCGACGAATCAGAAAGAGCGATGTTAGATCTGACTTGCAAAAGGGCAGAACTCGAAAATGGGATGAATGTTTTGGACCTGGGTTGTGGCTGGGGGTCTCTTTCTCTTTATGTAGCGGAGAAGTATCCGAAATGCAAAGTAACAGGAGTTTCCAATTCTAAAAGTCAAAAGAAGTTCATAGATTCAGAGGCTAAAAAAAGAGGTTTAAAAAACCTGAATATTCTTACGGCAGATATGAATGTATTTAAAACGAATCTTAAATTTGATCGTATCATCTCTGTAGAAATGTTAGAGCATATGAAAAACTATGAGGTTCTATTTCAAAAGTTGGCCACTTTTCTAAAACCAAAAGGAAAGTTTTTTGTACATATATTCACTCATAAAAAATTCGCTTATCCTTTTGATATTATAGATGATACGGATTGGATGGCGAAATACTTTTTTACCGGAGGCCAAATGCCTTCTCATGATCTGTTTTTATATTTCCAAAAGGATTTTCAGATCTCAGACCAATGGGTTGTAAACGGCAAAAATTACGCTCTTACTTCAGAAGCTTGGCTTTCCAATATGTATAAAAATAAAAAGGAAGTTCTGGAAATTTTAGAAGAAACCTATGGAAAGGAACAAGCAGTAAAATGGTTTGTTTATTGGAAAACTTTCTTTATGGCATGCGCAGAACTTTGGAAATACAAAAACGGAGAAGAATGGATCGTTTCTCATTATCTTTTTAATCCAGTATATAAAAACTGA
- a CDS encoding TetR/AcrR family transcriptional regulator has protein sequence MKNSQEKNSYHHGDLKRALLDASIKILKEEGYKALSLRKAATLAGVSQSAPYRHYPDLESLYADIAEEGFKILAERQKRLRAKYKKRPLLLFRESGVSYVEFALENPDLFRIMYGNQIESHLKYDSLIKTEDETFQIIVDIIKDCQKAGLIPEGNAEKAATSAWTMAHGVAVLLSGQQMMFRSIEIKQARKITKDLIQFLYTGLKR, from the coding sequence ATGAAAAATTCCCAAGAAAAAAATTCATACCACCACGGGGACCTAAAAAGAGCCTTATTGGACGCCTCCATAAAGATCTTAAAAGAAGAAGGTTATAAGGCCCTAAGTCTCAGAAAAGCCGCTACCCTGGCCGGAGTCAGCCAATCTGCTCCCTATAGGCATTATCCAGATTTAGAATCATTATACGCAGATATCGCAGAAGAAGGATTTAAGATCTTAGCAGAAAGACAAAAAAGACTAAGAGCAAAATACAAAAAAAGACCTTTGCTTTTATTCAGAGAATCCGGAGTTTCTTATGTAGAATTCGCATTAGAAAATCCTGATCTATTTCGAATCATGTACGGAAACCAGATCGAAAGCCATCTAAAATACGATTCTTTGATCAAAACAGAAGATGAAACTTTTCAGATCATAGTAGATATCATCAAAGATTGTCAAAAAGCAGGATTGATCCCGGAAGGAAATGCAGAAAAAGCAGCCACCTCTGCTTGGACAATGGCTCACGGTGTTGCCGTATTATTATCAGGGCAACAAATGATGTTTCGATCTATCGAGATCAAACAAGCAAGAAAGATCACTAAGGATTTAATTCAGTTTTTATATACTGGATTAAAAAGATAA
- a CDS encoding phytoene desaturase family protein, whose product MNIDQVGNEFDIIFIGSGMGSLTTASLLAQSAGKKVLVLEKHFQPGGFTHEFQRKQGKYHWDVGIHYVGDMHEGGLCKKISDKITRGKLTWKRMKDPFERLVFPTRNFDIYGDPEKFRSDLINAFPEEEEAIERYLKDIRKISVLFGKAIMMRLSPPPLDSLIGILGEGNVVTLKDYFDRNFKSEDLKGILAAQWGDYGLPPSKVAFAMHATLVQHYINGGYYPVGGAGKIFDTIEPILQENGGAVLSSVEAKEILIKDGKVVGVKAKALRGEGHERDFFAPVVISCAGAYPTYTKLIPDSYPISFRKDLKDFYNRERMTTSICLYLGLSESPAKFGFSGENYWIFASPDHDKNFSERNDWLSESDEIPNLYLSFPSLKNPEAKSHTMDVITFTDYSNFAEWKDEPWKKRGEEYKEFKERIINRILTTLESRFPGLTKLVEFAELSTPITNEHFTSHPDGAIYGLACVPERYKKEKCPWFDVRTPVEGLYLTGADAASPGIAGAMMGGLAAALAVTGNANLLRELRN is encoded by the coding sequence ATGAATATTGATCAAGTAGGAAACGAATTCGATATTATATTTATAGGTTCCGGAATGGGAAGCCTAACCACCGCAAGTCTTTTGGCCCAATCTGCGGGTAAGAAGGTCCTGGTCCTGGAAAAACATTTTCAGCCTGGCGGTTTTACTCACGAATTCCAAAGAAAACAAGGAAAGTATCATTGGGACGTGGGCATTCATTATGTGGGCGATATGCATGAAGGAGGGCTTTGTAAGAAGATCTCTGATAAGATCACTCGTGGAAAACTCACATGGAAAAGAATGAAAGACCCTTTCGAACGTTTGGTTTTTCCTACTCGAAATTTTGATATTTATGGAGATCCGGAAAAGTTCAGATCGGATCTGATCAATGCATTTCCTGAAGAAGAGGAAGCAATCGAAAGATATTTAAAGGATATTAGAAAAATTTCAGTCCTTTTTGGAAAAGCAATCATGATGCGACTTTCTCCTCCTCCTTTGGATTCTCTTATTGGAATATTAGGAGAAGGAAATGTAGTAACTCTCAAAGATTACTTCGATAGAAATTTCAAAAGTGAAGACTTAAAGGGAATTTTGGCGGCGCAATGGGGAGATTACGGACTTCCACCTTCTAAAGTTGCTTTTGCGATGCATGCTACACTCGTGCAGCATTATATTAACGGAGGCTATTATCCAGTCGGAGGCGCCGGTAAAATTTTCGATACTATAGAACCAATCTTACAAGAAAACGGCGGAGCAGTCTTATCTTCCGTAGAAGCAAAGGAAATCCTGATCAAGGATGGAAAGGTAGTAGGGGTAAAAGCGAAAGCATTAAGAGGAGAAGGTCATGAACGCGACTTTTTCGCTCCGGTGGTGATCTCCTGTGCCGGAGCTTATCCTACTTATACAAAATTGATCCCTGATTCTTATCCGATTTCTTTCAGAAAAGATCTAAAAGATTTTTATAATAGAGAAAGAATGACCACAAGTATTTGTCTCTATCTTGGTCTTTCCGAGAGTCCTGCAAAATTCGGATTTAGTGGAGAGAATTACTGGATTTTCGCTTCTCCTGATCATGATAAGAACTTTTCCGAAAGAAATGATTGGCTTTCTGAAAGTGATGAGATCCCGAATCTATATCTTTCTTTCCCAAGTCTAAAAAATCCGGAAGCTAAGTCTCATACCATGGATGTGATCACATTCACAGACTATTCTAATTTTGCAGAATGGAAAGATGAACCTTGGAAAAAAAGGGGAGAAGAGTATAAAGAATTTAAAGAGAGGATCATAAATCGGATACTGACCACATTGGAATCCAGATTTCCTGGCCTTACTAAATTGGTTGAATTTGCAGAACTTTCTACTCCTATCACGAATGAACATTTTACTTCTCATCCTGACGGCGCAATCTATGGTTTAGCTTGTGTTCCTGAAAGATACAAAAAGGAAAAATGTCCTTGGTTTGATGTCAGAACCCCGGTTGAGGGTCTGTATTTAACAGGTGCGGATGCTGCTTCTCCAGGAATTGCTGGCGCGATGATGGGAGGACTGGCTGCTGCTCTTGCAGTAACTGGAAATGCAAATCTACTGAGAGAATTAAGAAATTAG
- a CDS encoding NAD(P)/FAD-dependent oxidoreductase has protein sequence MKSKRKSNSKKEKLAIVGSGIAGMGCSYFLRDHYDITVFEKENYIGGHTNTVFIPEEDKKIPIDTGFIVFNHVTYPNLKRFFEELNVPTKKTSMSFSVQHVPDNLEFCGSGLSGLFAQRKNIFNFRFLRLLLNINRFNDESPKILQDPKYKEYSLDRYIKEEGYHPDLLTYYLVPMSSAVWSTPEDLMLEFPAHSLVRFFLNHGFLGLNTQHQWYTVDGGSIEYVKRLLSSNKDRFHTNSPVLGVESTPTGKAKLIFKGKKSEIFDKVILACHADSSLSILKKPSSLQKELLSQFAYQENIATLHTDDSVMPNTKSTWSSWNYRMDQIHGQIRPHTIYWMNCLQGVSKKKDYFLSIGDPGLVDPKKILKRIKYEHPLFHVGSLKAQGRLSELNRKGPIYFCGSYFRYGFHEDAFWSARELSETLLGRKVWD, from the coding sequence ATGAAATCTAAACGGAAATCTAACTCCAAAAAAGAAAAACTTGCCATCGTAGGTTCTGGCATTGCTGGAATGGGTTGTTCTTATTTTTTACGGGACCATTACGATATCACTGTTTTCGAAAAAGAAAACTATATTGGAGGTCATACAAACACTGTATTCATACCGGAAGAAGATAAAAAGATCCCGATAGATACTGGATTTATAGTATTCAATCATGTTACTTACCCAAACTTAAAACGTTTTTTTGAAGAATTAAATGTGCCTACAAAGAAGACGAGTATGTCTTTTAGCGTGCAGCATGTTCCGGACAATCTGGAATTTTGTGGTTCAGGGCTGAGCGGTCTATTTGCTCAAAGAAAAAATATATTCAATTTTCGTTTTTTACGACTGCTCTTGAATATCAATCGTTTCAACGATGAGTCTCCTAAGATATTACAAGATCCAAAATACAAAGAATATTCTCTAGATAGATATATAAAAGAAGAAGGGTATCATCCTGATCTTTTGACATACTATCTTGTGCCGATGAGTTCCGCAGTTTGGTCTACCCCGGAAGATCTGATGTTAGAGTTTCCTGCACACTCCTTGGTTCGATTCTTCTTGAATCATGGATTCTTGGGGCTGAATACTCAACACCAATGGTATACAGTGGATGGCGGCTCTATTGAATATGTAAAAAGATTACTCTCGTCCAATAAAGATCGATTTCATACGAACTCACCAGTATTAGGTGTTGAATCTACTCCAACAGGAAAGGCAAAACTTATATTCAAAGGTAAGAAGTCTGAAATATTCGATAAGGTTATACTTGCCTGCCATGCGGACAGTTCTTTATCTATTTTAAAAAAACCTAGTTCTTTACAGAAAGAATTATTATCTCAGTTCGCGTATCAGGAGAATATTGCGACTTTACATACGGATGATTCAGTAATGCCGAATACAAAGTCCACTTGGTCTTCTTGGAATTATAGAATGGACCAGATCCATGGTCAGATCCGACCTCATACGATTTATTGGATGAATTGTTTGCAGGGAGTGTCAAAGAAAAAGGATTATTTTCTATCTATAGGAGATCCAGGACTTGTGGATCCTAAAAAGATCCTGAAAAGGATCAAATACGAACATCCTCTTTTTCATGTCGGTTCTTTAAAGGCCCAAGGCAGATTATCCGAACTGAATCGAAAGGGACCTATCTATTTCTGCGGCAGTTATTTTAGATATGGATTCCATGAGGACGCATTTTGGTCCGCTAGAGAATTATCGGAAACCTTATTGGGAAGGAAGGTATGGGACTAA
- a CDS encoding SAM-dependent methyltransferase, with protein sequence MEGDNIVKVEPLESAGSDLGTLGFYERIFFSALAGMQRGSLRILFPDGGQRYLGNPNSSDPPEFHHAILQVKDRKFFKKLVLYGDIGLAESYMDGDWDTDDIRAIICWFLLNIESTPSVSGSNKNFIHLTLMNIGNRLLHLFRNNSVRGSKRNISEHYDLGNDFYKKFLDPTMTYSCAYFAEQAKSLEEAQIAKIENLCKKLKLKASDHLLEIGTGWGAFSTYAAKNYGCKVTSYTISEEQYKFAKDKISAMGLEDKIEVRLEDYRKVQGSYDKIVTVEMLEAVGHEYFEDFFAMCHRVLKKDGLMAHQIITCPDSRYESFRKGVDFIQKHIFPGSLLPSIARINEAINKTGDMFLHELEDIGKYYDRTLMSWQKGFEENLSSIAGMGYDESFLRKWRYYFSYCAAAFHMRNISVVQVVYTRPNNLGLNSQ encoded by the coding sequence TTGGAAGGCGATAATATTGTAAAAGTAGAACCGTTGGAAAGTGCAGGTTCCGATCTCGGAACTTTAGGTTTTTATGAAAGGATTTTTTTCTCCGCATTAGCAGGGATGCAAAGAGGATCTTTGCGTATTCTTTTTCCGGATGGCGGACAAAGATATTTAGGAAATCCTAATTCTTCGGATCCTCCGGAGTTTCATCATGCGATCCTACAAGTGAAAGACAGAAAGTTTTTCAAAAAATTGGTATTATACGGAGATATAGGGCTCGCAGAATCTTATATGGACGGCGACTGGGACACGGATGATATTCGTGCGATCATCTGTTGGTTCTTATTAAATATTGAAAGTACACCTTCTGTTAGTGGCTCTAATAAAAATTTTATTCATCTTACATTGATGAATATAGGGAATCGACTTCTACATTTGTTTCGAAATAATTCCGTTCGAGGCAGTAAAAGGAATATTTCTGAACATTATGATCTAGGAAATGATTTTTATAAGAAGTTCTTAGATCCAACAATGACTTATTCTTGTGCCTACTTTGCTGAACAGGCAAAATCTTTGGAAGAAGCGCAAATCGCTAAGATAGAAAATTTATGTAAGAAATTGAAACTCAAGGCTTCCGATCATCTTTTGGAGATTGGAACAGGTTGGGGTGCATTCTCTACATATGCAGCTAAAAATTACGGTTGCAAAGTAACTTCTTATACGATCTCAGAAGAGCAATACAAGTTTGCAAAAGATAAAATTTCTGCGATGGGCTTAGAAGATAAGATAGAAGTCCGGCTAGAAGATTATCGAAAAGTGCAGGGCTCTTACGATAAGATCGTGACTGTAGAAATGTTAGAAGCTGTCGGTCACGAATATTTCGAAGACTTCTTTGCAATGTGTCATAGGGTTTTGAAAAAAGACGGACTCATGGCTCACCAGATCATCACTTGTCCAGATTCTAGATATGAATCTTTTAGAAAGGGCGTGGATTTTATCCAAAAACATATTTTTCCTGGATCACTTTTACCTTCTATAGCTCGGATCAACGAGGCGATCAATAAGACAGGTGATATGTTCCTTCATGAATTGGAAGATATAGGTAAATATTACGATCGAACATTAATGTCATGGCAGAAAGGATTCGAAGAAAATCTTTCCTCAATCGCAGGTATGGGTTATGACGAATCCTTTTTACGCAAATGGAGATATTATTTTTCGTATTGCGCTGCAGCCTTTCATATGAGAAATATCAGCGTAGTGCAGGTTGTGTATACCAGACCGAATAATCTCGGACTAAATTCTCAGTGA
- a CDS encoding DUF1365 domain-containing protein, translating to MGLNSKIVEARVMHDRKIPKPNRFNYGIFTFQLDLDELDIVNDRLWMLGNNKFRVFSFKDTDHLNFGKEGLKENFLEYLRQEGVKEKVEKVTLITNLRVFGYVFNPVSFYFAEDKDGNPICAVVEVGNTFGEMKLYFLGKRSFDQKGFKKKEGKFFYVSPFVGLDSEFEFHLNPPQGGRVNLRIDAFENGERVMVTTYTGKVSDLTDLNLIWMFIKYPFVTLKVIGLIHWQALLLYLKKIPFIRKNEGLDKQRGLHLGRR from the coding sequence ATGGGACTAAATTCCAAGATAGTCGAAGCCAGAGTCATGCATGACCGTAAGATCCCTAAACCGAATCGGTTTAATTATGGGATTTTTACATTCCAATTGGACCTGGACGAACTTGATATAGTAAACGATCGTTTATGGATGCTTGGAAATAATAAGTTTCGAGTATTTTCTTTTAAAGATACTGATCATTTAAACTTCGGAAAAGAAGGGTTAAAAGAAAATTTTTTAGAGTACTTAAGACAGGAAGGAGTCAAAGAGAAGGTAGAAAAGGTAACGCTAATCACCAACCTAAGAGTATTCGGCTACGTCTTTAATCCGGTATCATTTTATTTTGCCGAGGATAAGGATGGAAATCCAATATGCGCCGTTGTAGAGGTTGGAAATACATTCGGAGAAATGAAGTTATACTTCCTTGGAAAAAGATCCTTTGATCAGAAAGGATTTAAAAAGAAAGAAGGGAAGTTCTTCTATGTGTCTCCGTTTGTCGGTTTGGACTCCGAGTTCGAATTTCATTTAAATCCTCCACAAGGAGGAAGAGTAAACTTAAGGATAGACGCTTTCGAAAATGGAGAAAGGGTCATGGTGACAACTTATACCGGAAAGGTTTCGGATCTGACGGATCTAAATCTAATCTGGATGTTCATAAAATATCCTTTTGTGACTTTGAAAGTGATCGGGCTCATCCATTGGCAGGCCTTACTTCTTTACCTAAAAAAAATCCCTTTCATTCGAAAGAATGAAGGGTTAGATAAACAAAGAGGATTGCATCTTGGAAGGCGATAA
- a CDS encoding KamA family radical SAM protein — MELVSSHPKQKKVSESEWLDWKWQIQNRIKDGSELEKTIRISSEEKEALLACSEVFSFSATPYYLNLADPEDPNCPIRLQVLPRKEELHTRTWDRRDPLAEESYMPVKGVTHRYPDRALWYLSHVCAVYCRFCTRKRKVSQSAETPGAEDWKDAIRYFREHTEIKEVILSGGDPLNLSDSKLDYLLGELKSIPHINQVRIHTRYPVTLPMRITSELCQVLKKHFPIYLVTHFNHSKELTKLVKERIGMLVKEGAVTVLNQAVLLKGINNSVGALTDLFYGLTKIGIKPYYLHQCDEVFGSSHFRVPIEEGVELMKQIRGSISGLSVPLYVVDLTGGGGKVPLPANYLEETKTSSYIFRNYKGDLYEIGF; from the coding sequence TTGGAACTCGTTTCATCACATCCAAAACAAAAGAAAGTTTCTGAATCGGAATGGTTGGATTGGAAATGGCAGATCCAAAATCGGATCAAAGATGGATCCGAACTGGAAAAAACTATCCGGATCAGTTCCGAAGAAAAAGAAGCATTACTCGCCTGCTCTGAAGTGTTCAGCTTCTCCGCTACTCCTTATTATCTTAATCTCGCAGATCCGGAAGATCCGAACTGCCCTATTCGATTACAAGTTTTACCAAGAAAAGAAGAGCTACATACAAGAACCTGGGACAGAAGAGATCCGTTGGCAGAAGAGTCCTATATGCCAGTCAAAGGAGTGACTCATCGTTATCCAGACAGAGCTCTTTGGTACCTATCTCATGTGTGTGCAGTCTATTGTAGATTCTGCACCAGAAAAAGAAAGGTATCCCAATCCGCAGAGACGCCAGGCGCGGAAGATTGGAAAGACGCAATCCGTTATTTTAGAGAACATACTGAGATCAAAGAAGTAATCCTTTCAGGAGGAGATCCTTTAAATCTTTCTGATTCCAAACTGGATTATCTCCTAGGCGAATTAAAATCTATTCCACATATCAATCAGGTTCGTATCCATACGAGATACCCTGTTACACTTCCTATGAGGATTACGTCGGAACTCTGTCAGGTGCTCAAAAAACATTTTCCGATCTATCTGGTAACACATTTCAATCATTCCAAAGAGCTTACAAAGCTAGTAAAAGAAAGGATCGGGATGCTCGTGAAAGAAGGTGCAGTAACGGTTCTAAACCAGGCTGTACTTTTGAAAGGGATCAATAATTCTGTAGGAGCTTTGACAGATTTATTCTACGGACTGACCAAAATCGGGATCAAACCGTATTATTTGCACCAATGCGACGAGGTATTCGGATCTTCTCATTTTAGGGTCCCTATAGAAGAAGGTGTGGAACTCATGAAGCAGATCCGAGGAAGTATCAGCGGACTGAGCGTTCCGTTATATGTAGTGGATCTGACAGGAGGAGGAGGAAAAGTACCTCTACCCGCGAACTATCTGGAAGAAACCAAAACTTCTTCTTATATATTTCGAAATTATAAAGGAGATCTGTATGAGATCGGTTTCTAA
- a CDS encoding DUF2062 domain-containing protein, translating to MTKLENQESKPSFLAKTKARILEELKTGTSPEKIALSLAIGGAIGIFPLIGTTMALCAFLGFVLRLNPVSIQIANYAMYPFQVFLIIPFLKLGAYLSGKELDLTWAYKLVEGDSSGVWEGLSHSAGYAVLGWTCMVPIPAGISYFLLLILVKKANQIVRK from the coding sequence GTGACAAAATTAGAAAACCAAGAATCGAAACCTTCCTTTTTAGCTAAGACTAAAGCAAGGATCCTAGAAGAATTAAAAACCGGAACCAGTCCGGAAAAGATCGCATTATCTTTGGCAATCGGTGGAGCGATAGGTATTTTCCCTTTGATCGGGACCACTATGGCATTATGTGCCTTTTTGGGTTTTGTTTTAAGGTTAAATCCTGTCTCGATCCAGATTGCAAATTATGCGATGTATCCATTTCAAGTTTTTCTAATTATCCCTTTTTTAAAATTGGGAGCATATTTATCAGGCAAAGAGCTGGATCTGACTTGGGCATATAAGTTAGTAGAAGGGGACAGTTCTGGGGTATGGGAAGGGCTTTCTCATTCAGCAGGATATGCTGTTCTTGGTTGGACATGTATGGTTCCAATTCCAGCAGGGATCTCTTATTTTTTATTATTAATACTGGTCAAAAAAGCAAACCAGATAGTTCGCAAATAA